The Bos indicus x Bos taurus breed Angus x Brahman F1 hybrid chromosome 3, Bos_hybrid_MaternalHap_v2.0, whole genome shotgun sequence genome includes a window with the following:
- the HAPLN2 gene encoding hyaluronan and proteoglycan link protein 2 isoform X1, whose product MERGLGGLGNAGFGQALGQWGSGGSCHCGPLCSAPHPGPHYLLPPIHEVIHSRRGATTTLPCVLGAPPPSYKVRWSKVEPGELRETPILITNGLHARGYGPLGGRARMRRGHRLDASLVIAGVRLEDEGRYRCELINGIEDESVAMTLRLEGVVFPYQPSRGRYQFNYYEAKQACEEQDGRLATYAQLYQAWTEGLDWCNAGWLLEGSVRYPVLTARAPCGGRGRPGIRSYGPRDRKRDRYDAFCFTSALSGHVFFVPGRLSLSEAHAACRRRGAMVAKVGHLYAAWKFSGLDQCDGGWLADGSVRFPITTPRPRCGGLPDPGVRSFGFPRPQQADYGTYCYSE is encoded by the exons ATGGAGAGAGGTTTGGGGGGTCTGGGGAACGCTGGCTTTGGACAGGCACTTGGGCAGTGGGGGTCAGGGGGTTCCTGCCACTGTGGCCCCCTCTGCTCAGCACCCCACCCTGGCCCCCACtacctcctgccccccatccacGAGGTCATTCACTCTCGTCGTGGGGCCACGACCACGCTGCCCTGCGTCCTGGGCGCCCCGCCTCCCAGCTACAAGGTGCGCTGGAGTAAAGTGGAGCCCGGGGAACTCCGGGAAACGCCCATCCTCATCACCAACGGACTGCATGCCCGGGGCTACGGGCCCCTGGGGGGGCGCGCCAGGATGCGAAGAGGGCATCGGCTGGACGCCTCCCTGGTCATCGCGGGCGTGCGCCTGGAAGACGAGGGCCGGTACCGCTGTGAGCTCATCAACGGCATCGAGGACGAGAGCGTGGCGATGACCCTGCGCCTGGAGG GTGTGGTGTTTCCGTACCAGCCCAGCCGGGGCCGGTACCAGTTCAATTACTACGAGGCGAAGCAGGCGTGCGAGGAGCAGGACGGACGTCTGGCCACCTACGCCCAGCTGTACCAGG CGTGGACCGAGGGTCTGGACTGGTGTAACGCGGGCTGGCTGCTGGAGGGCTCCGTGCGTTACCCTGTCCTTACGGCGCGCGCGCCCTGCGGTGGCCGAGGTCGGCCCGGGATCCGCAGCTACGGGCCCCGCGACCGGAAGCGCGACCGCTACGACGCCTTCTGCTTCACCTCCGCGCTGTCAG GTCACGTGTTCTTCGTGCCCGGGCGGCTGTCGCTGTCTGAAGCCCACGCGGCCTGCCGGCGGCGCGGGGCCATGGTGGCCAAGGTCGGGCACCTCTATGCCGCCTGGAAGTTCTCCGGGCTGGACCAATGCGACGGCGGCTGGCTGGCGGACGGCAGCGTGCGCTTTCCCATCACGACGCCTCGGCCGCGCTGCGGGGGCCTCCCGGATCCCGGAGTGCGCAGCTTTGGCTTCCCCAGACCCCAGCAGGCGGACTATGGGACCTACTGCTACTCCGAATAG
- the HAPLN2 gene encoding hyaluronan and proteoglycan link protein 2 isoform X2, whose product MQGRISLPTLCHFLLPWAFTTFHRALGSQAPHPGPHYLLPPIHEVIHSRRGATTTLPCVLGAPPPSYKVRWSKVEPGELRETPILITNGLHARGYGPLGGRARMRRGHRLDASLVIAGVRLEDEGRYRCELINGIEDESVAMTLRLEGVVFPYQPSRGRYQFNYYEAKQACEEQDGRLATYAQLYQAWTEGLDWCNAGWLLEGSVRYPVLTARAPCGGRGRPGIRSYGPRDRKRDRYDAFCFTSALSGHVFFVPGRLSLSEAHAACRRRGAMVAKVGHLYAAWKFSGLDQCDGGWLADGSVRFPITTPRPRCGGLPDPGVRSFGFPRPQQADYGTYCYSE is encoded by the exons ATGCAAGGCAGGATCAGCCTCCCCACtctctgccacttccttctcccttgGGCCTTCACCACCTTCCACAGAGCCCTGGGGAGCCAAG CACCCCACCCTGGCCCCCACtacctcctgccccccatccacGAGGTCATTCACTCTCGTCGTGGGGCCACGACCACGCTGCCCTGCGTCCTGGGCGCCCCGCCTCCCAGCTACAAGGTGCGCTGGAGTAAAGTGGAGCCCGGGGAACTCCGGGAAACGCCCATCCTCATCACCAACGGACTGCATGCCCGGGGCTACGGGCCCCTGGGGGGGCGCGCCAGGATGCGAAGAGGGCATCGGCTGGACGCCTCCCTGGTCATCGCGGGCGTGCGCCTGGAAGACGAGGGCCGGTACCGCTGTGAGCTCATCAACGGCATCGAGGACGAGAGCGTGGCGATGACCCTGCGCCTGGAGG GTGTGGTGTTTCCGTACCAGCCCAGCCGGGGCCGGTACCAGTTCAATTACTACGAGGCGAAGCAGGCGTGCGAGGAGCAGGACGGACGTCTGGCCACCTACGCCCAGCTGTACCAGG CGTGGACCGAGGGTCTGGACTGGTGTAACGCGGGCTGGCTGCTGGAGGGCTCCGTGCGTTACCCTGTCCTTACGGCGCGCGCGCCCTGCGGTGGCCGAGGTCGGCCCGGGATCCGCAGCTACGGGCCCCGCGACCGGAAGCGCGACCGCTACGACGCCTTCTGCTTCACCTCCGCGCTGTCAG GTCACGTGTTCTTCGTGCCCGGGCGGCTGTCGCTGTCTGAAGCCCACGCGGCCTGCCGGCGGCGCGGGGCCATGGTGGCCAAGGTCGGGCACCTCTATGCCGCCTGGAAGTTCTCCGGGCTGGACCAATGCGACGGCGGCTGGCTGGCGGACGGCAGCGTGCGCTTTCCCATCACGACGCCTCGGCCGCGCTGCGGGGGCCTCCCGGATCCCGGAGTGCGCAGCTTTGGCTTCCCCAGACCCCAGCAGGCGGACTATGGGACCTACTGCTACTCCGAATAG